A window of the Sphaerobacter thermophilus DSM 20745 genome harbors these coding sequences:
- a CDS encoding GAF domain-containing sensor histidine kinase produces the protein MTEHVGDRACDPLAADAADVSDLAEGVPSLIVAITRSSSEIAGRGDEAIPLLVRYLGQVPDVWGAGLWLVAPDGATLRRRAFRGQHDLPIPRGGTLDVQHSVLGRIMRGGRPAQIPAREVVAEILTPDAAPHALRWVVGVPVTHVEEPLGILGLLTTRQLTSEEIALLTVLGRQVASEITMGQMESGRPPSTTMTTLVAQLAHELRTPLTGLRGNVQLAAIAARKGDYTRVPARLEAAMRLVDTMTGVIQNLQDLSRLERGRLVPRLVLADLSGTVQGAIRRVERTGLSDRHEISLDVPEPIETSHDPQQMEQVIYNVLINAATYSPSGGPITVRLFRRSDTACISIADRGIGIPVEELGRVFEPSFRGTLGRQVQASGLGLGLTISRAIVERHGGTIDIESRNGGGTTVTLRLPIRHSVAPDS, from the coding sequence ATGACTGAACACGTCGGCGACAGGGCGTGCGATCCGCTCGCGGCGGACGCGGCGGACGTGAGCGACCTCGCAGAGGGCGTACCGTCGCTGATCGTTGCGATTACCCGGAGCAGCAGCGAGATCGCCGGTCGGGGGGACGAGGCGATCCCTTTGCTCGTGCGCTACCTGGGGCAGGTGCCGGACGTCTGGGGTGCCGGGTTGTGGCTCGTCGCGCCAGACGGCGCGACCCTGCGGCGCCGTGCGTTCCGCGGGCAGCACGACCTTCCCATCCCGCGCGGCGGAACGCTCGACGTGCAGCACTCGGTCCTCGGCCGGATCATGCGCGGAGGGCGACCGGCGCAGATCCCGGCTCGAGAAGTGGTCGCTGAGATCCTGACCCCGGACGCTGCGCCCCACGCACTCCGCTGGGTTGTCGGCGTGCCCGTAACCCACGTGGAGGAACCGCTCGGCATCCTCGGGCTGCTAACCACCCGCCAGCTCACGAGCGAGGAGATCGCGCTCCTGACCGTCCTCGGGCGGCAGGTCGCATCCGAGATCACGATGGGGCAGATGGAGTCAGGCAGGCCACCCAGCACGACCATGACCACACTCGTCGCGCAGCTCGCCCACGAACTGCGCACGCCGTTGACCGGCCTGCGTGGCAACGTCCAACTGGCGGCGATCGCCGCCCGCAAGGGCGACTACACCAGGGTCCCCGCCCGGTTGGAGGCCGCGATGCGGCTGGTGGACACGATGACCGGGGTCATCCAGAATCTGCAGGACCTCAGCCGGCTGGAGCGGGGCCGACTCGTCCCGCGACTTGTGCTGGCCGACCTCTCCGGCACGGTGCAGGGCGCGATCCGGCGCGTCGAACGCACCGGCCTCTCCGACCGGCACGAGATCTCCCTCGACGTGCCGGAGCCGATCGAAACCAGCCATGACCCGCAGCAGATGGAGCAGGTCATCTACAACGTGCTCATCAATGCCGCGACGTACTCGCCAAGTGGCGGACCGATCACCGTGCGACTCTTCCGCCGCTCGGATACGGCATGCATCTCGATCGCGGACCGCGGGATCGGCATCCCGGTCGAGGAGCTTGGCCGCGTCTTCGAGCCATCCTTCCGCGGCACACTTGGCCGTCAAGTGCAGGCCAGCGGGCTCGGGCTTGGCCTGACCATCAGCCGCGCCATCGTTGAGCGCCACGGCGGCACCATCGACATCGAGAGCCGGAACGGCGGGGGGACGACCGTGACCCTGCGGCTCCCCATCCGCCACAGCGTCGCCCCCGATAGCTAG
- a CDS encoding 4a-hydroxytetrahydrobiopterin dehydratase, with amino-acid sequence MARLSAEESRGALGDLPGWTLAADGAALEKVFQFRTFRQAMAFVNRVAELATEARHHPDIHISYNRVTLTLTTHDEGGLTEKDIALARRIEEVGEGESGG; translated from the coding sequence ATGGCACGATTGTCAGCCGAGGAGTCCCGCGGAGCCCTGGGAGACCTCCCAGGGTGGACGCTGGCGGCCGATGGCGCCGCGCTGGAAAAAGTCTTTCAGTTCCGCACCTTCCGCCAGGCGATGGCCTTCGTCAATCGGGTCGCCGAGCTGGCCACCGAGGCGCGTCACCACCCGGACATCCATATCAGCTACAACCGGGTAACGCTGACGCTGACCACCCACGACGAAGGGGGCCTGACTGAGAAGGACATCGCGCTGGCGCGCCGCATCGAGGAGGTGGGAGAGGGGGAATCTGGTGGGTGA
- a CDS encoding HAD family hydrolase: MIRAILFDMDGVLVDSEPVHEAAVADALAAVGLPPLAPGDYERAFLGRTDWLGFRDYLQETGREDIDLDEVLEIKAAAFARRFPHEVRPLADGQATLRAMAEAGYRIAIVSGALASEIAMVAERFALGHWVEATVSGDEVPEGKPNPAPYLLGAKRLRVAPEACLVIEDAPAGVRAAKRAGMRCLAVDRTGDPEALRSAGADQVVTELTPAAVTALAEHRT, translated from the coding sequence ATGATTCGGGCAATCCTCTTCGACATGGATGGGGTCCTGGTCGATAGCGAGCCGGTCCACGAAGCCGCGGTCGCCGATGCCCTCGCAGCGGTGGGTCTACCGCCCCTGGCCCCCGGGGACTACGAGCGGGCCTTCCTCGGCCGCACCGATTGGCTGGGCTTCCGCGACTACCTGCAAGAGACCGGGCGAGAGGACATCGACCTGGACGAGGTGCTGGAGATCAAGGCAGCGGCCTTCGCCCGGCGATTCCCGCACGAAGTCCGGCCGCTGGCGGATGGCCAGGCGACGCTCCGCGCCATGGCCGAGGCAGGGTACCGGATCGCGATCGTCTCCGGAGCGCTGGCGTCCGAGATCGCGATGGTGGCGGAGCGCTTCGCACTCGGCCACTGGGTCGAGGCCACGGTCAGCGGCGACGAGGTGCCGGAAGGGAAGCCGAACCCGGCGCCCTACCTGCTGGGCGCCAAGCGGCTCAGAGTCGCGCCGGAGGCGTGTCTGGTGATCGAGGACGCGCCGGCCGGAGTCCGTGCGGCCAAGCGCGCCGGGATGCGCTGCCTGGCCGTCGATCGCACCGGGGATCCCGAGGCCCTGCGCTCGGCCGGGGCCGATCAGGTCGTTACGGAGCTCACCCCAGCCGCGGTGACTGCGCTGGCCGAGCACCGCACCTGA
- a CDS encoding uroporphyrinogen decarboxylase family protein: protein MTRWERVEAALAGREVDRVPVSLWRHFPNQDQSAEALADVTLAWQNRFDFDFIKLMPPGDYATIDWGAESEYQGAPGGTRQTTRFPVVELDDWRRITPVAPDQGMNREVVEAARLVNERLGGEVPVLQTIFSPLTVAMKLSDGKVLAHLRERPDVVHAALAVITEVTRGVLTASLERGAGGIFFATQCATTDLMTVEEYREFGVRYDLPVLEAAAGSRFTLLHLHGTNIMFDELKTYPVHALNWHDRRTSPSLAEGERASGHCVVGGIDEKGIVDTTPDAAAAQARDAIAALTGRHVMVAPGCVIPVATPEATIQAVVDAVRQ from the coding sequence ATGACGCGCTGGGAGCGAGTAGAGGCCGCGCTGGCGGGCCGCGAGGTGGACCGGGTGCCGGTCAGCCTCTGGCGCCACTTCCCCAACCAGGACCAGTCGGCCGAGGCGCTCGCCGATGTCACGCTGGCCTGGCAGAACCGCTTCGACTTCGACTTCATCAAGCTCATGCCGCCGGGCGACTATGCCACCATCGATTGGGGTGCGGAGAGCGAGTACCAGGGCGCGCCGGGTGGCACCCGGCAGACGACCCGCTTCCCGGTGGTGGAGCTCGACGACTGGCGGCGCATCACACCGGTCGCGCCCGACCAGGGCATGAACCGCGAGGTGGTCGAAGCGGCCCGCCTGGTCAACGAGCGGCTGGGCGGCGAGGTGCCGGTGCTGCAGACGATCTTCAGCCCGCTCACCGTCGCCATGAAGCTCTCGGACGGCAAGGTTCTGGCCCACCTGCGCGAGCGCCCCGACGTGGTCCACGCGGCTCTGGCGGTCATCACCGAGGTCACGCGCGGCGTGCTCACCGCCTCCCTGGAGCGCGGCGCGGGCGGCATCTTCTTCGCGACCCAGTGCGCGACGACCGATCTGATGACGGTCGAGGAGTACCGCGAGTTCGGCGTGCGCTACGACCTGCCGGTGCTGGAGGCGGCGGCCGGCTCACGCTTTACCCTGCTCCACCTGCACGGCACCAACATCATGTTCGACGAGCTGAAGACCTACCCGGTGCATGCGCTGAACTGGCACGACCGCCGCACCTCGCCTTCCCTGGCCGAAGGTGAGCGCGCCAGCGGCCACTGCGTCGTCGGCGGGATCGACGAGAAGGGCATCGTCGACACGACCCCCGACGCGGCCGCCGCCCAGGCGCGGGACGCCATCGCCGCGCTGACGGGTCGGCACGTCATGGTCGCTCCCGGCTGTGTCATCCCCGTCGCGACTCCCGAGGCCACTATCCAGGCGGTCGTCGACGCCGTTCGGCAGTAA